One Synechococcus sp. PROS-9-1 DNA window includes the following coding sequences:
- a CDS encoding uracil phosphoribosyltransferase, producing MAKTLRVVVPPHPLIAHWLTMLRHAGTPPSLYRTALEELGRWLTYEALRDWLPHRREEVQTALELTEGTVIETGVPLLAVPSLPGGLMLWEGARQVLPHAELCLGGLPETIEANAGLVLLIDQISDGEELVGLMEELVSKGVESRRLRVISALTASPGLKRLGETFPELTIHTACIDEELNANGQISPGIGNTSQRLQIRTAPST from the coding sequence ATGGCCAAAACCTTGAGGGTGGTTGTTCCCCCCCATCCACTCATTGCTCACTGGCTCACGATGTTGCGTCATGCGGGCACACCACCATCGCTGTATCGAACAGCGCTCGAGGAGTTGGGACGTTGGCTCACCTATGAAGCCTTGCGAGATTGGCTTCCCCATCGCCGTGAGGAGGTACAAACCGCGCTGGAGCTCACGGAAGGAACCGTGATCGAAACGGGTGTTCCCTTGCTTGCCGTGCCCTCTCTTCCTGGTGGGCTGATGCTCTGGGAAGGAGCTAGGCAAGTGTTGCCCCACGCAGAGCTCTGTCTAGGTGGCTTGCCTGAAACGATCGAAGCGAACGCTGGTCTCGTGTTGCTGATCGATCAAATCAGTGATGGAGAGGAGCTTGTCGGGCTGATGGAAGAGCTTGTCTCAAAAGGTGTTGAGAGCCGAAGGCTTCGTGTGATTTCTGCTTTAACAGCTAGCCCTGGACTCAAACGACTGGGTGAAACATTCCCCGAACTCACCATTCATACCGCCTGCATTGATGAAGAACTCAATGCGAATGGTCAGATTTCTCCTGGGATTGGCAACACATCTCAACGGCTGCAAATCAGAACAGCTCCCTCGACCTAG
- a CDS encoding pentapeptide repeat-containing protein, translated as MLLPELFRKHLLPVLFGVLLTSSLISFPIAAQAITAPELRGQFAVQDISDDMHGRDLKEKEFLKADLRGVDLSETDLRGAVINTSQLQGADLHGANLEDVVAFSSRFDETDLSDANFTNAMLMQSRFVDARIEGTDFTNAVIDLTQMKALCGRASGVNSVSGVSTRESLGCR; from the coding sequence ATGCTCCTTCCCGAATTGTTCCGTAAGCACCTGTTACCCGTTTTATTCGGGGTGCTTCTTACGTCGAGCTTGATCTCCTTTCCAATTGCTGCTCAAGCGATCACTGCGCCTGAATTGCGCGGTCAGTTTGCGGTGCAAGACATCAGCGACGACATGCATGGCAGGGATTTAAAAGAAAAAGAATTTTTGAAAGCTGATCTCCGTGGTGTTGATCTCAGTGAGACCGACCTGCGCGGAGCTGTGATCAACACCTCTCAACTGCAAGGGGCCGATCTACATGGAGCGAACCTTGAGGATGTGGTGGCATTTTCTAGCCGATTTGATGAAACCGACCTAAGCGACGCAAACTTCACGAACGCGATGCTGATGCAAAGCCGGTTTGTGGATGCACGTATTGAAGGAACGGATTTCACCAACGCCGTGATCGACCTCACTCAGATGAAGGCTTTATGTGGTCGTGCCAGTGGTGTGAATAGCGTCAGCGGCGTCAGCACTCGCGAAAGCCTGGGGTGCCGCTGA
- the cobW gene encoding cobalamin biosynthesis protein CobW, translated as MSGRLPVTVITGFLGAGKTTLLRHLLINSGQRLAVMVNEFGTVGLDGDLIRSCGFCPEDEIDGRLVELNNGCLCCTVQDDFLPTMETLLARADQLDGIVVETSGLALPRPLLQALEWPAIRARVHVNGVVTVVDGEALNNGSPVGDPEALERQRQEDPSLDHLTAIDELFADQLQSADLVLVSRSDCLEPTELDQIQQSLVPKIRTGTTVIPMTRGQVDPSLLLGVERETSGVHDHEHHDHDHHDHDHHDHAHDHHDHTHLDVVGGNVRFEGVIQRSDFERILPSFVTEHQVVRLKGRVWLPGKSLPLQVQMVGPRLETWFEAAPHQAWTPESRSGVDLVVIGFDPSASEKLTTLLLASTASSQ; from the coding sequence ATGTCGGGACGTCTTCCCGTCACGGTGATTACCGGCTTTCTTGGAGCCGGGAAAACAACACTGTTGCGCCATTTATTGATCAACAGCGGCCAACGACTCGCGGTGATGGTCAACGAGTTCGGAACCGTCGGCCTCGACGGCGATCTCATCCGAAGCTGCGGCTTCTGCCCTGAGGATGAAATCGATGGGCGTCTCGTTGAGCTGAACAACGGGTGCCTCTGCTGCACCGTGCAGGACGATTTTCTACCCACAATGGAAACGCTGCTCGCTCGCGCTGATCAGCTCGATGGAATCGTTGTTGAAACCAGTGGTTTAGCCCTTCCTAGGCCCCTGCTTCAGGCGCTCGAATGGCCCGCCATCCGGGCCCGGGTGCATGTGAATGGCGTGGTCACTGTTGTGGATGGAGAAGCCCTGAACAACGGAAGTCCTGTGGGAGATCCAGAGGCGTTGGAACGGCAACGCCAGGAAGACCCAAGCCTGGACCACCTCACGGCCATTGATGAGTTGTTCGCCGATCAACTTCAATCCGCTGACCTGGTGCTGGTCAGCCGCTCTGATTGCTTAGAGCCCACCGAACTGGACCAGATCCAGCAATCACTTGTCCCCAAGATCCGAACCGGGACAACGGTGATCCCCATGACTCGTGGTCAAGTCGACCCGAGTTTGCTTCTAGGAGTGGAGCGAGAGACATCAGGGGTCCATGACCATGAGCACCACGACCATGACCATCACGACCATGACCATCACGACCATGCACATGATCACCACGATCACACGCACTTAGATGTTGTTGGCGGCAATGTTCGTTTTGAAGGCGTGATTCAACGTTCGGACTTTGAACGGATCCTTCCTTCTTTCGTGACTGAACATCAGGTGGTGCGCCTAAAAGGAAGGGTCTGGTTACCTGGCAAATCCCTTCCTCTGCAAGTGCAAATGGTTGGCCCACGCTTAGAGACTTGGTTTGAAGCCGCTCCTCATCAGGCCTGGACTCCTGAAAGCCGATCAGGGGTGGATCTGGTTGTGATTGGATTCGACCCAAGCGCCTCTGAAAAACTCACAACCCTCCTCCTTGCTTCCACTGCTTCGAGCCAATGA